A window of Nicotiana tabacum cultivar K326 chromosome 24, ASM71507v2, whole genome shotgun sequence contains these coding sequences:
- the LOC107778787 gene encoding uncharacterized protein LOC107778787 — MSFWSMWNEFCGFLLFQMKQIVKILTIVFGVYALWIGLLQTSVVPESYTWLLPLYLIVSLGCYGLLMVGVGLMKFPTCPQEAVFLQQGVYISELSRQCVWSVIRSQRGAKIYPPKKAWAHIMDPTRPPFGFAVTGHRLRSQLQLFYQNILVDEDIVLGKQINKGV; from the exons ATGTCTTTTTGGAGCATGTGGAATGAGTTTTGTGGTTTCTTACTT TTCCAAATGAAACAAATTGTGAAGATTTTGACGATAGTTTTTGGGGTATATGCCCTTTGGATAGGGTTGCTGCAGACATCAGTGGTTCCAGAGAGCTATACTTGGCTG TTGCCTCTATACTTGATTGTGTCCCTTGGATGCTACGGTCTCTTAATGGTAGGTGTTGGTCTCATGAAATTTCCCACGTGCCCGCAAGAAGCTGTTTTCTTACAGCAG gGAGTTTATATTTCTGAGTTATCAAGGCAATGCGTTTGGTCGGTAATACGGAGTCAACGAGGCGCCAAAATTTACCCGCCAAAAAAAGCCTGGGCCCACATAATGGACCCGACCCGCCCTCCATTCGGTTTTGCAGTCACCGGCCACCGTCTGAGAAGTCAGCTTCAATTGTTTTACCAAAATATCCTTGTCGATGAGGATATAGTCTTGGGGAAACAAATAAATAAGGGAGTATAG
- the LOC107778790 gene encoding NAC domain-containing protein 78-like — protein MPIVSRLPSVRFYPTDAELIYFLRKFLKGNSFPSECPIRLAEIYGDRPPWEISDHPEEKIGYFISPLKKRKESDKRFRRTCANGTWKGQTSGDPIKNGKGTVVGFRKNFVYRTRGSKQSKQDKINWLMREYYVGDDYFRENNIPKQDIVLCRIKKNIITERNMKNGVTIEEQEVAQVIAAMLCEPDYNSTQ, from the exons ATGCCGATAGTATCACGGCTTCCTAGTGTTCGATTTTACCCAACTGATGCGGAGTTGATCTACTTTCTGAGAAAGTTCTTAAAGGGTAACTCTTTTCCCAGTGAATGCCCTATTCGACTTGCAGAAATCTATGGAGACCGGCCACCCTGGGAGATTTCTGATCATCCCGAAGAGAAAATTGGTTACTTTATTTCTCCTTTGAAGAAGCGGAAGGAATCAGACAAAAGGTTTCGCCGAACTTGCGCCAACGGGACATGGAAAGGCCAAACCAGTGGCGATCCTATCAAGAATGGTAAGGGCACTGTGGTGGGATTCAGAAAAAATTTTGTTTATCGAACTAGGGGTAGTAAACAATCAAAGCAAGATAAGATTAATTGGCTGATGAGAGAATATTACGTGGGGGATGATTACTTCAGGGAAAACAATATTCCTAAGCAAGATATTGTTCTTTGCCGAATCAAGAAGAATATTATAACAGAGAGAAATATGAAGAATGGGGTAACTATAGAGGAACAAGAAGTTGCTCAAGTAATAGCAGCTATGTTGTGTGAACCTGACTACAACAGTACACA ATGA